A window of the Eulemur rufifrons isolate Redbay chromosome 6, OSU_ERuf_1, whole genome shotgun sequence genome harbors these coding sequences:
- the NKAPD1 gene encoding uncharacterized protein NKAPD1 isoform X4 — MYNPIIPQRSLKIQEESDMWKIRELEKQMEDDYHGTKRKMLPSSSSRMRSDGFDEESQRGYWRPKNDISGTLEDDFLKAKSWNKKMYDYEANMPDRWGHSGYKELYPEEFETDSDQQDITNGKKTSPQVKSSTHESRKHKKSKKSHKKKQKKRSHKKQKKSKKEATDITADSSSEFSEETGASSSRKRKQPHKRQKKSRKKSLKKSALFLEAENDTSQSDDSASSSSEESEERDTKKTKRKKREKKVHIPVANNEIQERTNKRTNWKVATDERSAESSEDD, encoded by the exons ATGTACAACCCAATCATTCCTCAACGCTCATTGAAG aTTCAGGAGGAATCAGATATGTGGAAAATAAGAGAACTGGAGAAACAGATGGAAGATGATTACCATGGGACTAAAAGGAAAATGTTACCCAGCAGTTCAAG CCGGATGCGTAGTGATGGTTTTGATGAAGAAAGTCAAAGAGGCTATTGGAGGCCAAAGAATGACATTTCTGGGACACTGGAAGATGATTTTCTTAAGGCTAAATCCTGGAACAAGAAGATGTATGATTATGAAGCTAATATGCCAGACAG GTGGGGCCACAGTGGTTACAAAGAGTTATACCCTGAAGAATTTGAAACAGACAG TGATCAGCAAGATATtaccaatggaaaaaaaacatcTCCCCAGGTAAAATCATCTACCCATGAATCCCGCAAACACAAGAAGTCAAAGAAATCCcataaaaaaaagcagaaaaaaaggtcacacaaaaaacagaagaaaagcaaaaaagaagcCACGGATATAACAGCAGATTCTTCAAGCGAGTTCTCAGAAGAAACTGGGGCTTCTAgtagcaggaaaagaaaacaaccacATAAGCGCCAGAAAAAATCCAGGAAAAAGTCTCTCAAAAAATCTGCTTTATTCTTAGAGGCAGAAAATGACACTTCCCAGTCAGATGATTCAGCATCCAGCAGTTCTGAGGAAAGTGAGGAAAGAGACACTaagaaaaccaaaaggaaaaagagagagaaaaaagtccaTATCCCTGTAGCTAACAATGAAATACAGGAGAGGACAAATAAACGCACAAATTGGAAAGTGGCTACAGATGAAAGGTCTGCTGAGAGCTCAGAGGATGACTAA
- the PIH1D2 gene encoding PIH1 domain-containing protein 2: protein MEISSKGLLTKVTQFWNLLDDLAESDPEGYEKFIQQQLKEGKQLCAAPEPHLCLQTKILKPEEKILFINLCQWKRIPAPQSATHPVPLSVGKPEDMAETSDAYTIIDVAYNPDVLQVAEKDQMKKDQLIQMTMKCIEEQLQFTLSHSYHITNFKLKGSIQRMKQSLMGNQADSTDLREKMKKELTLEQIKSSTVNNPDHFPQLLLPKDQVSGKPECLIEEISSTEIQAEMKIPAYELKIVQDQNEKPLKIELKVELPGINSVSLCDLNVSEDDLLIEVSEKYRLHLNLPEPVDTEMTTAKFIKEKSTLIITMPLV, encoded by the exons ATGGAGATATCCTCAAAGGGTCTGCTCACCAAAGTTACTCAGTTCTGGAACCTCCTAGATGATCTGGCTGAAAGTGACCCTGAGGGCTATGAGAAATTCATTCAACAGCagctgaaagaaggaaaacaactcTGTGCTGCCCCAGAACCACATCTCTGTCTGCAGACCAAGATCCTG aaaccagaagaaaaaatactttttatcaaCCTATGTCAGTGGAAAAGAATCCCAGCTCCCCAATCAGCCACTCATCCAGTACCTCTAAGTGTTGGCAAACCAGAAGATATGGCTGAGACATCAG ATGCTTACACAATCATCGATGTTGCCTACAATCCTGACGTTCTTCAGGTAGCAGAAAAGGACCAAATGAAAAAAGATCAGTTAATACAGATGACCATGAAATGCATTGAGGAGCAACTCCAGTTCACCCTCTCACACTCTTACCATATTaccaattttaaattaaaaggaagCATTCAAAGAATGAAACAAAGTCTGATGGGAAACCAAGCTGATTCCACAGatttaagagagaaaatgaaaaagg aactAACTCTTGAACAGATAAAAAGCAGTACTGTGAACAATCCAGATCATTTTCCTCAACTGTTACTGCCAAAAGACCAAGTTTCAGGCAAACCAGAGTGTCTGATAGAAGAGATTTCCAGCACTGAAATCCAAGCGGAGATGAAGATACCAGCCTATGAATTAAAAATTGTGCAGGATCAGAATGAAAAACCTCTGAAAATTGAGTTGAAAGTTGAATTACCTGGTATTAATTCAGTCTCTCTCTGTGACCTTAACGTTTCTGAG gatgATTTACTGATTGAAGTCTCTGAGAAGTACAGATTACATCTGAATCTTCCAGAACCTGTTGATACTGAAATGACTACAGCAAAATTTATCAAAGAGAAATCTACACTAATCATCACAATGCCATTGGTGTAA
- the NKAPD1 gene encoding uncharacterized protein NKAPD1 isoform X3 yields MYNPIIPQRSLKIQEESDMWKIRELEKQMEDDYHGTKRKMLPSSSSRMRSDGFDEESQRGYWRPKNDISGTLEDDFLKAKSWNKKMYDYEANMPDRWGHSGYKELYPEEFETDSSDQQDITNGKKTSPQVKSSTHESRKHKKSKKSHKKKQKKRSHKKQKKSKKEATDITADSSSEFSEETGASSSRKRKQPHKRQKKSRKKSLKKSALFLEAENDTSQSDDSASSSSEESEERDTKKTKRKKREKKVHIPVANNEIQERTNKRTNWKVATDERSAESSEDD; encoded by the exons ATGTACAACCCAATCATTCCTCAACGCTCATTGAAG aTTCAGGAGGAATCAGATATGTGGAAAATAAGAGAACTGGAGAAACAGATGGAAGATGATTACCATGGGACTAAAAGGAAAATGTTACCCAGCAGTTCAAG CCGGATGCGTAGTGATGGTTTTGATGAAGAAAGTCAAAGAGGCTATTGGAGGCCAAAGAATGACATTTCTGGGACACTGGAAGATGATTTTCTTAAGGCTAAATCCTGGAACAAGAAGATGTATGATTATGAAGCTAATATGCCAGACAG GTGGGGCCACAGTGGTTACAAAGAGTTATACCCTGAAGAATTTGAAACAGACAG tAGTGATCAGCAAGATATtaccaatggaaaaaaaacatcTCCCCAGGTAAAATCATCTACCCATGAATCCCGCAAACACAAGAAGTCAAAGAAATCCcataaaaaaaagcagaaaaaaaggtcacacaaaaaacagaagaaaagcaaaaaagaagcCACGGATATAACAGCAGATTCTTCAAGCGAGTTCTCAGAAGAAACTGGGGCTTCTAgtagcaggaaaagaaaacaaccacATAAGCGCCAGAAAAAATCCAGGAAAAAGTCTCTCAAAAAATCTGCTTTATTCTTAGAGGCAGAAAATGACACTTCCCAGTCAGATGATTCAGCATCCAGCAGTTCTGAGGAAAGTGAGGAAAGAGACACTaagaaaaccaaaaggaaaaagagagagaaaaaagtccaTATCCCTGTAGCTAACAATGAAATACAGGAGAGGACAAATAAACGCACAAATTGGAAAGTGGCTACAGATGAAAGGTCTGCTGAGAGCTCAGAGGATGACTAA
- the TIMM8B gene encoding mitochondrial import inner membrane translocase subunit Tim8 B: protein MAELGEADEAELQRLVAAEQQKAQFTAQVHHFMELCWDKCVEKPGNRLDSRTENCLSSCVDRFIDTTLAITSRFAQIVQKGGQ, encoded by the exons ATGGCGGAGCTGGGTGAGGCGGATGAAGCGGAGTTGCAGCGCCTGGTGGCGGCCGAACAGCAGAAGGCGCAGTTCACTGCACAG GTGCATCATTTCATGGAGCTATGTTGGGATAAATGTGTGGAGAAGCCAGGGAATCGCCTAGACTCTCGTACCGAAAATTGCCTCTCTAGCTGTGTGGACCGCTTCATTGACACCACTCTTGCCATCACCAGTCGGTTTGCCCAAATTGTGCAGAAAGGAGGACAGTAG
- the NKAPD1 gene encoding uncharacterized protein NKAPD1 isoform X1 yields MSRVPLGKVLLRNVIRHTDAHNKIQEESDMWKIRELEKQMEDDYHGTKRKMLPSSSSRMRSDGFDEESQRGYWRPKNDISGTLEDDFLKAKSWNKKMYDYEANMPDRWGHSGYKELYPEEFETDSSDQQDITNGKKTSPQVKSSTHESRKHKKSKKSHKKKQKKRSHKKQKKSKKEATDITADSSSEFSEETGASSSRKRKQPHKRQKKSRKKSLKKSALFLEAENDTSQSDDSASSSSEESEERDTKKTKRKKREKKVHIPVANNEIQERTNKRTNWKVATDERSAESSEDD; encoded by the exons ATGTCCCGGGTTCCACTGGGGAAAGTCCTCCTGAGGAATGTCATCCGGCACACAGATGCTCACAATAAG aTTCAGGAGGAATCAGATATGTGGAAAATAAGAGAACTGGAGAAACAGATGGAAGATGATTACCATGGGACTAAAAGGAAAATGTTACCCAGCAGTTCAAG CCGGATGCGTAGTGATGGTTTTGATGAAGAAAGTCAAAGAGGCTATTGGAGGCCAAAGAATGACATTTCTGGGACACTGGAAGATGATTTTCTTAAGGCTAAATCCTGGAACAAGAAGATGTATGATTATGAAGCTAATATGCCAGACAG GTGGGGCCACAGTGGTTACAAAGAGTTATACCCTGAAGAATTTGAAACAGACAG tAGTGATCAGCAAGATATtaccaatggaaaaaaaacatcTCCCCAGGTAAAATCATCTACCCATGAATCCCGCAAACACAAGAAGTCAAAGAAATCCcataaaaaaaagcagaaaaaaaggtcacacaaaaaacagaagaaaagcaaaaaagaagcCACGGATATAACAGCAGATTCTTCAAGCGAGTTCTCAGAAGAAACTGGGGCTTCTAgtagcaggaaaagaaaacaaccacATAAGCGCCAGAAAAAATCCAGGAAAAAGTCTCTCAAAAAATCTGCTTTATTCTTAGAGGCAGAAAATGACACTTCCCAGTCAGATGATTCAGCATCCAGCAGTTCTGAGGAAAGTGAGGAAAGAGACACTaagaaaaccaaaaggaaaaagagagagaaaaaagtccaTATCCCTGTAGCTAACAATGAAATACAGGAGAGGACAAATAAACGCACAAATTGGAAAGTGGCTACAGATGAAAGGTCTGCTGAGAGCTCAGAGGATGACTAA
- the NKAPD1 gene encoding uncharacterized protein NKAPD1 isoform X2, which translates to MSRVPLGKVLLRNVIRHTDAHNKIQEESDMWKIRELEKQMEDDYHGTKRKMLPSSSSRMRSDGFDEESQRGYWRPKNDISGTLEDDFLKAKSWNKKMYDYEANMPDRWGHSGYKELYPEEFETDSDQQDITNGKKTSPQVKSSTHESRKHKKSKKSHKKKQKKRSHKKQKKSKKEATDITADSSSEFSEETGASSSRKRKQPHKRQKKSRKKSLKKSALFLEAENDTSQSDDSASSSSEESEERDTKKTKRKKREKKVHIPVANNEIQERTNKRTNWKVATDERSAESSEDD; encoded by the exons ATGTCCCGGGTTCCACTGGGGAAAGTCCTCCTGAGGAATGTCATCCGGCACACAGATGCTCACAATAAG aTTCAGGAGGAATCAGATATGTGGAAAATAAGAGAACTGGAGAAACAGATGGAAGATGATTACCATGGGACTAAAAGGAAAATGTTACCCAGCAGTTCAAG CCGGATGCGTAGTGATGGTTTTGATGAAGAAAGTCAAAGAGGCTATTGGAGGCCAAAGAATGACATTTCTGGGACACTGGAAGATGATTTTCTTAAGGCTAAATCCTGGAACAAGAAGATGTATGATTATGAAGCTAATATGCCAGACAG GTGGGGCCACAGTGGTTACAAAGAGTTATACCCTGAAGAATTTGAAACAGACAG TGATCAGCAAGATATtaccaatggaaaaaaaacatcTCCCCAGGTAAAATCATCTACCCATGAATCCCGCAAACACAAGAAGTCAAAGAAATCCcataaaaaaaagcagaaaaaaaggtcacacaaaaaacagaagaaaagcaaaaaagaagcCACGGATATAACAGCAGATTCTTCAAGCGAGTTCTCAGAAGAAACTGGGGCTTCTAgtagcaggaaaagaaaacaaccacATAAGCGCCAGAAAAAATCCAGGAAAAAGTCTCTCAAAAAATCTGCTTTATTCTTAGAGGCAGAAAATGACACTTCCCAGTCAGATGATTCAGCATCCAGCAGTTCTGAGGAAAGTGAGGAAAGAGACACTaagaaaaccaaaaggaaaaagagagagaaaaaagtccaTATCCCTGTAGCTAACAATGAAATACAGGAGAGGACAAATAAACGCACAAATTGGAAAGTGGCTACAGATGAAAGGTCTGCTGAGAGCTCAGAGGATGACTAA